The Brassica napus cultivar Da-Ae chromosome C7, Da-Ae, whole genome shotgun sequence genomic interval aattttgtatttataaaacattttttttatttataaaaactattttattattttttgtattttaaatatgttttctgtttcaattttaattttatattttcgaatttcaatttaaaaaaataaatttataattttttttttaattttggaaatattccgaggatgtTTAtctctcggaatattccaacgacatcttcctcggaatattccgaggaatttccgacgaacttgtggtcctcggaaattccgaggaaatagggtttcctcggaattccgtcggaaatttccgagggattttcgaggaaagatgaattttcgagaagttatttccgaggacttttttcgtcggtatgtcgtcggaatagcgttattccgacgacataccgacgattttttccctcagtatgccgcggttttcttgtagtgggaaCTGGAAGCGCTAAAATGGGCAATGAAGAGTATGATACAACATTCGACCTGCCAGAGATTTGAGACAGATTACAAGGACCTGGTTGCAATGATAACGGACCCACAAGCTTAGCCAAACTTTTCAACAGAACTGGAGGTCATTCAAACTCTTCGGTTGTGTTTTTCGGACTTTAAGATCAACTACTTTCCAGGGACGCAAAATGAGATTGCAGACTCGTTAGCTAGGAATGCACGTTTTTTTCATAGATATCTTTGTTTTACCGGTTGTTCTATTCCGCTCtagttacccagaccaccttgAAGCTTGAGTAATAAAAGGGTTTGttgccagaaaaaaaaaaacatatagataTAAAGATCTTTGTTAACTTACTTTGGGAGTACCAAATCATTTGGTTATAAGAAGAAGTTTAAGTACCAGGTCAATCTCATAACACATTTATCATAAACATTATGCAAATCGTGTGATTATATTTTGACACGTTGGAACGTTAATTAGCACCACACACACACCTAGAATACTACTCAGGAGCCAGGTGAATATAAAACTACAGTAAAATAACCATTtaaaatcaacatatatatattgaattgtTTATTATACCAAATAATAATTAGGTTAAGAATCAGAAACCGCATGGGGTTCGTGTTACGTGGAAGGCCAAGGTGAGCATGCGACCACGTAATCAAATGGACTTCCTCATGTTTGCATGTGTTGATACTGTGAGAGAATACTGCCCCATCTACAGGTGTAGTTGGCTCTAGACCTCAGCTACTACGTTTCATAAGACAGTTTTTACTgtggaaaaatataaataaataaaagttattaattttttttttgaaacacaataaAAGTTGCTCCCTCTGTTTTAGatagaaatttagaatattttattcgtttcataaatataatttttttctgttttcaatgtaacttttaaatttatttacaatttttgtCCACATTAActaaaacaattaatattaaaataataaaaaaaattattgaaaatggGTTACTTTTGAAATTCTAGATTTattcttaaaatgtaaaacttctATTTTCATGAACGAGGGAGAATTAACTAAAGacaccaaatccaaaaaaagaaagcaaactAAAAATACATGAAGCCAAAAGAGTGAGAGACTTTTTCAGACAGCTTTAGGTTGAATCTGTTCGAAGTCAAAAACCTCAAACAGGAGCCTCCGAACATCAGGTTTGCCGTAGATAGTCTAAGCTAGGGCGTGAATGGCTTGTTGAACAGCGGTTGTTGCTGGGTTTCTAAGTCTCCGGTTATGCTCATTCCGATCATGAACATCCTCCGAGTAGATTATAAAGTTGTGATGACGTTTCTCCCTGAGATACCTACCGCAGAACTTGTTCATTAACGAACTGGTGCGTCCAGGTGCTTCATTAACAAACGCTCCGCCATTGCTATGTGTCCTGCAATATCATCTGTATCTTCTGGCCCACGTATTCTATTCTCTCGAAACAAAACCGAGGGTGTTCGAACTTGTGCTTTGAAGGATGCAAAAAGCAGAGCTGGGGGAAGTGAAAAGAACGGTCAGATAAGGAAAGTAACATAGTTGCATGAGAAAGTGAATGGCTCTTTTACCTGTAAACCGAGTCCAAGTTCGATGTTTCTAGCTTCGGTTATCTCTTGGATTATATCATTCATCGGTAAGGGTAACCTAAGGCCTGCATGACTTTAGGTTTTCTGTCGAAATCCCAAATGTTGCCTCTGAAACGGTGCATTCCAGGTGAAGTTGGAACACAAGCTCTGAACAGCCTCGGGTGTGCGAACAAAGCATCTTCGGGGGGCtgcaaaaaatgtgtttttactACTCAACCAACCTAAGAAGTTCAACGGTTGTTTTGTAAGCATGATTCATTACCTTGTAAGTGGCAATATCTTGCCAGCCTAGCTTCCATGGATAAGGTACTGATTTCACGAGATCCCGTTAATAATATGGGCCTATAAAAGCCCATTAAAAGCCTAACAAtacagtgtttttttttcttttttgagcaAAACAATAGTGTGAATGAGTCATAAAAGCATCATTATTGGATAGTTCTTAAGGTAAGATTCTTAGCGAAATATAAGAACATGcatcttaacttttaactaaaaaaactaagaaccggcttttaaataagagttttaagagacgattcttagttaaaagttaagagacgggttgaAAATCtgcaaacaaataaattataaacattaaaaaaatagtggAGACTGAGAGATACAAGATGAGTGCAGAGATGTGATTATGACATTCTTACATTTCACTTTTTCAAATGGTGATTTCTTACtggtttgatatttttaaaaagaaaataaatttaattagataataaagttacatataaatattgataaaaaGAGGGAAGAGAAACTCTTATGGAACTGTTATCAATAAGGTTGCTCTAAGtctgctctttttttttctttggatctTTGTTACCATGGATGCTTCATACTTTGTCCATAGCAGAGTGACATATGAAAAATGCTATATGAAAAATGCTATATCCAGTGACGGAGCCAGCGTGTAATTAAGATTGTCAAATgacatatgaaaaaaaattacttagGCTGCAACTTGAATGCTAAATTATAGAATAAAATTGTTTGGAATGCATTATTCCAtagaatttcaaaaaatatttaccagTTAC includes:
- the LOC106426389 gene encoding LOW QUALITY PROTEIN: ribonuclease III domain-containing protein RNC1, chloroplastic (The sequence of the model RefSeq protein was modified relative to this genomic sequence to represent the inferred CDS: substituted 1 base at 1 genomic stop codon), which codes for MNKFCGRYLREKRHHNFIIYSEDVHDRNEHNRRLRNPATTAVQQAIHALAXTIYGKPDVRRLLFEVFDFEQIQPKAV